In a genomic window of Vigna angularis cultivar LongXiaoDou No.4 chromosome 6, ASM1680809v1, whole genome shotgun sequence:
- the LOC108320004 gene encoding zinc finger CCCH domain-containing protein 49, which yields MAHRLLRDHEADGWERSDFPIICESCLGDSPYVRMTKADYDKECKICTRPFTVFRWRPGRDARYKKSEICQTCSKLKNVCQVCLLDLEYGLPVQVRDTALSIDSNDAIPKSDVNKEYFAEEHDRRARAGIDYESSYGKVRPNDTIMKLQRTTPYYKRNRAHICSFYIRGECTRGAECPYRHEMPVTGELSQQNIKDRYYGVNDPVALKLLGKAGEMTTLEAPEDESIKTLYVGGLDARVTEQDLRDHFYAHGEIESIKMVLQRACAFVTYTTREGAEKAAEELCNKLVIKGLRLKLMWGRPQTSKPESDSSDQARQQASVAHSGLLPRAVISQQQNQDQTQGVVYYNNPPPPQQERSYYPSMDPQRMGALIPSQDGPPPGGPSGSGENKPGLEKQQMQHYPHSLMPPPPGQYHHQYYPPYGYMPPAPPYHHHQYPPPYNAAGPPSQPSARNHPYQHSIQPGSGQAATAPAETGTSTSGSQQQ from the exons ATGGCGCACAGGTTGCTCAGAGACCACGAAGCCGACGGTTGGGAGCGCTCCGATTTTCCTATTATCTGCGAATCCTGCCTCGGCGACAGCCCATACGTTCGAATG ACCAAAGCAGACTATGACAAGGAGTGCAAGATATGTACACGGCCATTCACTGTTTTCAGATGGAGACCTGGTCGAGATGCAAGATATAAGAAATCTGAGATCTGTCAGACGTGCAGTAAATTGAAAAATGTCTGTCAAGTGTGCCTTCTGGACCTTGAATATGGACTACCAGTTCAAGTTCGGGACACTGCTCTCAGTATTGATTCCAATGATGCCATTCCAAAGAGTGATGTTAATAAGGAGTATTTCGCTGAAGAGCATGACCGTAGG GCTAGAGCTGGTATAGATTATGAATCCTCTTATGGTAAAGTACGCCCAAATGATACTATCATGAAGCTTCAAAGGACAACACCATATTACAAGAGGAACCGAGCACATATTTGCAGTTTCTACATAAGGGGTGAATGTACCAGAGGAGCTGAGTGCCCTTATCGACATGAGATGCCAGTTACTGGGGAGTTGtctcaacaaaatattaaagatCGTTATTATGG AGTGAATGATCCAGTGGCTTTGAAGCTACTTGGCAAGGCAGGAGAGATGACCACTCTGGAGGCTCCTGAGGATGAGAGCATTAAAACTCTTTATGTTGGTGGACTTGATGCTAGGGTCACTGAGCAGGATTTGAGGGATCACTTCTATGCCCATGGAGAAATTGAATCCATCAAAATGGTTCTCCAGCGGGCTTGTGCTTTTGTAACATATACAACCAGGGAAGGTGCAGAGAAAGCAGCAGAAGAACTCTGCAACAAATTGGTTATTAAGGGCCTAAGGTTAAAGCTGATGTGGGGCAGGCCTCAGACATCAAAACCTGAGTCTGACAGTTCTGATCAAGCAAGGCAGCAGGCATCTGTAGCTCACAGCGGATTGTTGCCTCGGGCAGTTATATCACAGCAGCAGAACCAGGACCAAACTCAAGGAGTGGTTTACTATAACAATCCTCCACCTCCTCAGCAGGAAAGAAGCTACTACCCATCAATGGATCCTCAAAGAATGGGTGCTCTTATTCCATCCCAAGATGGTCCTCCTCCTGGTGGGCCTTCTGGGTCAGGGGAGAACAAGCCTGGTTTGGAAAAGCAGCAGATGCAACATTATCCCCATTCATTGATGCCTCCTCCACCTGGTCAATATCATCATCAGTATTATCCTCCATATGGTTATATGCCTCCAGCTCCCCCTTATCACCATCATCAGTATCCACCTCCATACAATGCTGCAGGGCCTCCATCACAGCCATCAGCAAGAAATCATCCTTATCAGCATTCTATACAGCCAGGGTCTGGACAGGCCGCAACTGCCCCAGCTGAAACTGGAACATCAACTTCAGGGTCACAGCAGCAATAA